The following proteins are encoded in a genomic region of Kineosporia corallincola:
- a CDS encoding class I SAM-dependent methyltransferase, with protein MRIRPRARFTAQAMQAANLLYRRPVLADEIAGPASAHAAAVSSLLHRDRGVVLDLGCGTGRMLGEVAGLRPRWDLYGVDWQLHLIRYAAQVRPGPTYERRDIRHVDIGRYADVITCIDVLNDIPPRAVKDVLRTIARHSRPGTLLLTQLTPPTRPLVTRTLATPTPLNLLPRRQARDEPEHTQQIHSVLGELTVTTRTTVSGVRNSCETIHRSWFFEDGSSVQDTFRRWPLQPDDLAGRLARLGFAPHHGLQHGHGSAGDLRVHVFTGKSPAAATTRIPRARRQHQVHLSYRFSALSRSMPAVIPHHDVLQIGAITS; from the coding sequence ATGAGGATCAGACCCCGCGCCCGGTTCACGGCGCAGGCCATGCAGGCAGCGAACCTGCTGTACCGGCGTCCCGTGCTGGCCGACGAGATCGCCGGGCCCGCGAGCGCTCATGCCGCCGCGGTGAGCAGTCTGCTGCATCGTGATCGTGGCGTGGTGCTGGACCTGGGCTGCGGGACGGGGCGGATGCTGGGCGAGGTGGCGGGTCTGCGTCCGCGCTGGGACCTGTACGGCGTCGACTGGCAGCTTCACCTGATTCGCTACGCCGCCCAGGTCCGTCCCGGGCCGACCTACGAGCGACGCGACATCCGGCACGTGGACATCGGCCGCTACGCCGACGTGATCACCTGCATCGACGTCCTCAACGACATCCCGCCACGGGCTGTGAAAGACGTGCTGCGCACCATCGCGCGTCACAGCCGGCCCGGGACCCTGCTGCTCACCCAGCTCACCCCGCCTACCCGGCCGCTCGTCACCCGCACTCTTGCCACCCCGACACCCCTGAACCTGCTGCCCCGGAGGCAGGCCAGGGACGAGCCGGAGCACACGCAGCAGATCCACTCTGTCCTCGGCGAGCTCACGGTCACGACGCGCACCACCGTGTCCGGGGTGCGCAACAGTTGCGAAACCATCCATCGGTCATGGTTTTTCGAGGACGGATCCAGCGTGCAGGACACCTTCCGGCGCTGGCCGCTTCAGCCCGACGACCTCGCGGGCAGACTCGCCCGGCTCGGGTTCGCTCCCCACCACGGTCTCCAGCACGGCCACGGCAGTGCTGGAGATCTCCGGGTGCACGTGTTCACCGGTAAGTCCCCGGCCGCGGCCACCACCAGGATCCCGAGGGCGCGACGGCAGCACCAGGTGCACCTGTCCTACCGGTTCTCGGCCCTGAGCCGGAGCATGCCGGCCGTGATCCCTCACCACGACGTTCTCCAGATCGGAGCCATCACGTCATGA
- a CDS encoding helix-turn-helix domain-containing protein, whose product MLKQFSTLEADTLIVVTHWNGQQAGALRRALHLPRVAFAELLGVAVRTVAKWESRGASLTPTLLHQAVLEMALKKATAEQRVRFLLLCNEVDGVILISPSYAEDLATTRAARRRGVRRPGQQPGAGPGRSAENRSTRR is encoded by the coding sequence ATGCTGAAGCAGTTCTCCACGCTGGAGGCGGACACGCTCATCGTCGTCACCCATTGGAACGGCCAGCAGGCGGGCGCCTTGCGTCGGGCGCTGCACCTGCCGAGGGTGGCCTTCGCCGAGCTGCTGGGCGTAGCCGTGCGGACCGTCGCCAAGTGGGAGAGTCGAGGCGCCAGCCTCACTCCGACGCTGCTGCACCAGGCCGTCCTGGAAATGGCGTTGAAGAAGGCGACCGCTGAGCAGCGGGTGCGATTCCTTCTGCTGTGCAACGAGGTTGACGGGGTCATCCTGATCAGCCCGTCCTACGCCGAGGACCTCGCCACCACCCGAGCCGCACGTCGTCGCGGCGTCAGACGCCCTGGACAGCAGCCGGGCGCCGGTCCCGGGCGCAGCGCCGAGAACCGTTCTACCCGCCGTTGA